The Caldisericum sp. genome contains a region encoding:
- a CDS encoding glycerol-3-phosphate acyltransferase — MSETLKFVLLAIFAYLLGSVPFGYIIGKINKVDVLQIGSHSASSTNVSRALGWRWATVSAALDFSKGLLPAYLARMNLSNEWLVVVVALLPMVGQVFPIFLHFRGGKGASTYYGAISGLIGLHYFIIFFPALPILLLVTRRMSLTNIIFSWLLTIAIFLFATVIKPNAFPISYAVFALIGALFMLVAMRENIDRLIKNKEPETPLKW, encoded by the coding sequence ATGAGTGAAACGCTTAAGTTCGTTTTGCTTGCAATTTTTGCGTACTTATTAGGTTCGGTTCCTTTTGGATACATAATTGGGAAGATCAATAAAGTCGATGTACTTCAAATTGGGTCGCACTCTGCATCTTCGACCAATGTTTCAAGGGCACTTGGTTGGCGATGGGCAACGGTTTCTGCAGCCCTCGATTTTTCAAAAGGGCTTCTTCCTGCATACCTTGCAAGGATGAATCTTTCAAATGAATGGCTTGTTGTTGTAGTTGCGCTTCTTCCAATGGTTGGTCAAGTATTTCCCATATTTCTTCATTTTAGAGGTGGAAAAGGAGCTTCAACTTATTACGGAGCAATATCAGGTCTTATCGGACTCCACTATTTTATTATCTTTTTCCCTGCGCTTCCGATATTACTTTTAGTAACCCGAAGGATGAGTTTAACAAATATCATTTTTTCCTGGCTTCTAACTATTGCGATTTTCCTTTTTGCAACTGTTATAAAACCAAATGCCTTTCCAATAAGTTATGCAGTTTTTGCTCTTATCGGTGCACTCTTTATGCTCGTTGCGATGCGTGAAAATATAGATAGGTTAATAAAGAACAAAGAGCCAGAAACTCCGTTGAAGTGGTGA
- a CDS encoding extracellular solute-binding protein, which yields MKKAFTTKFIVVLLLVVFLGSVVFTGCAKKTTTEQTGTGNAYLDQLIKAAQKEGELTVIALPHDWANYGEIISTFSTKYGIKVNELDPNAGSGDEIEAIKANKGSTGPQAPDVIDVGLAWGPTAKEQGLIQPYKVQTWDTIPNDVKDPDGYWYGDYYGVLAFEVNSSVIKNIPQDWSDLLKPEYKGKVALGGDPRTSAMAAMAVAAAAIANGGSFDNVMPGLEFFAKLNKAGNFVPVIAKPGTIASGETPIAMMWDYLALTDRDNFNGNPEISVVIPKSSVVAGVYVQAISAYAPHPNAAKLWMEFLYSDEGQLLYLKGYVHPIRYNDLAKRNVIPEDLAKKLPPAELYAKAIFPTIDQITKAKKDIADNWDKVVNVNVK from the coding sequence ATGAAAAAGGCATTCACAACGAAGTTTATCGTAGTTTTGCTCCTTGTTGTTTTCCTTGGTTCAGTTGTATTTACAGGGTGTGCAAAGAAAACAACAACTGAGCAAACAGGTACTGGCAATGCGTATCTTGATCAACTTATCAAAGCAGCACAGAAGGAGGGCGAACTTACAGTAATTGCGCTTCCACACGACTGGGCAAACTATGGTGAAATTATTTCCACATTTTCAACTAAGTATGGGATAAAAGTAAACGAACTTGATCCTAATGCAGGTTCTGGCGATGAGATTGAAGCAATAAAGGCAAACAAAGGAAGCACAGGACCTCAAGCACCTGATGTTATAGATGTCGGTTTGGCATGGGGACCTACAGCAAAAGAGCAGGGGCTTATCCAACCATACAAGGTGCAAACATGGGATACGATTCCAAATGATGTAAAAGACCCAGATGGCTACTGGTATGGCGATTATTATGGAGTTTTAGCGTTTGAAGTAAATTCAAGCGTTATCAAGAACATACCGCAGGATTGGTCAGACCTGTTAAAACCCGAGTACAAAGGAAAAGTTGCATTAGGCGGCGATCCAAGAACATCCGCAATGGCTGCGATGGCAGTTGCAGCTGCAGCAATAGCAAACGGTGGGTCTTTTGATAATGTTATGCCGGGTCTTGAGTTCTTCGCAAAGCTTAACAAGGCTGGTAATTTTGTTCCTGTAATTGCAAAGCCTGGAACAATTGCAAGTGGCGAAACTCCTATTGCAATGATGTGGGACTACCTTGCCCTTACCGACAGGGACAACTTTAACGGCAACCCTGAAATATCAGTTGTTATTCCAAAGAGTTCCGTTGTTGCAGGCGTTTATGTTCAGGCAATAAGTGCATACGCACCACATCCTAATGCAGCAAAACTCTGGATGGAATTCCTCTACTCAGACGAAGGGCAACTCCTGTATCTTAAGGGATATGTTCACCCCATCAGGTATAACGACCTTGCAAAGAGGAATGTAATCCCTGAAGATCTTGCTAAGAAGTTACCTCCAGCCGAACTCTATGCAAAGGCAATCTTCCCTACAATTGACCAGATTACCAAAGCAAAGAAAGATATTGCTGATAACTGGGATAAAGTTGTAAATGTAAACGTTAAGTAA
- a CDS encoding ABC transporter permease subunit, whose product MEVKQANLKDGATPRPTFSIFRDLLFLLPFVIFVVAFLILPTISIFISAFQDPSGKFTLQNIKDLFTPYIMNAYLLSIKVSLFTAVFGALIGFMLAYASTFGNLPSWVKSYLNTFSGVASNFAGVPLAFAFISTLGRVGLLTALIQQIFHVSIYDLGFNLYSFWGLCLTYLYFQIPLMVLLMTPALEGMKKEWREGAENLGATPSQYWIKIGLPILFPTIIANTVLLFGNAFGAYATAYALTGGFLNLVPIIIGAEIRGDILHNVGLGYALALGMIVIMGITILSYNYLQSKTARWLK is encoded by the coding sequence ATGGAAGTTAAGCAAGCGAATTTGAAGGACGGGGCAACCCCCCGTCCGACTTTTTCAATATTTAGAGACTTATTATTCCTTCTTCCATTTGTAATTTTTGTTGTTGCTTTTCTTATCCTTCCTACTATTTCTATTTTTATTTCTGCTTTTCAAGATCCTTCAGGAAAATTCACTCTTCAAAATATTAAAGACCTTTTCACACCATATATAATGAATGCGTACCTTTTGAGTATTAAGGTAAGTCTTTTTACCGCGGTCTTTGGTGCCCTAATAGGCTTTATGCTTGCGTATGCCTCAACCTTTGGCAACCTTCCCTCCTGGGTAAAGTCTTATCTTAATACATTTAGCGGCGTTGCTTCAAACTTTGCAGGTGTTCCGCTTGCTTTTGCCTTTATTTCTACCCTTGGAAGGGTCGGGCTTTTAACTGCCTTAATACAGCAGATATTCCATGTTAGCATTTATGATCTCGGGTTTAATCTCTACAGTTTTTGGGGATTGTGCCTTACATATCTCTATTTCCAAATTCCATTAATGGTACTTTTGATGACGCCTGCACTTGAAGGCATGAAAAAAGAATGGAGGGAAGGAGCAGAAAATTTAGGTGCAACACCTTCTCAATACTGGATCAAAATAGGATTGCCAATTCTATTTCCAACGATAATTGCAAACACCGTTTTACTTTTTGGAAACGCCTTTGGTGCTTACGCTACTGCCTATGCACTAACAGGTGGATTTCTCAACCTTGTCCCTATTATTATTGGTGCTGAAATCCGCGGGGATATTTTGCATAATGTTGGACTTGGGTATGCACTTGCTCTCGGTATGATAGTGATAATGGGCATAACTATTTTAAGTTATAACTATTTGCAGAGCAAAACTGCAAGGTGGTTAAAATGA
- a CDS encoding ABC transporter permease subunit: MKKSRFWAWFWIFLGALYFLLPLFSTFLFSLKMKKGVLSFAAYQSVLKDPQFFKTFTFSLEMSVLTIIVGLAIIVPTAFWVRLRLKGLRPIVEFITQMPFVVPPIVLVFGLIRLYSKPPVQLTRTPLLLVMGYVVLSLPYIYRSVDNGLMAMDVERLTEAAESLGAGWTTILFKVILPNLKSALISGTFLTFAIVIGELTMASMLAWPAFGPYMALLGQNRAYEPAALAIMSFALTWAAMGVIQWVGRTSFVKQEQVGGIH; this comes from the coding sequence ATGAAAAAGAGTAGATTCTGGGCGTGGTTTTGGATATTCTTAGGAGCACTTTATTTTCTTCTTCCACTTTTTTCGACTTTCCTTTTTTCTTTAAAGATGAAAAAGGGCGTTTTGAGTTTTGCTGCATATCAGTCAGTCCTCAAGGATCCTCAATTTTTTAAGACATTTACTTTTTCTCTTGAAATGTCTGTACTAACAATTATTGTTGGGCTTGCAATTATTGTGCCAACTGCATTCTGGGTGAGGTTAAGGCTAAAGGGTTTGCGTCCTATCGTTGAATTTATAACGCAAATGCCTTTTGTTGTGCCGCCGATTGTTCTTGTTTTCGGGCTTATAAGGCTTTATAGTAAACCACCAGTTCAACTTACAAGAACCCCACTTTTGCTTGTTATGGGCTATGTGGTACTTTCTCTTCCTTACATATACAGATCTGTTGATAACGGGCTTATGGCAATGGATGTTGAGCGTCTAACCGAAGCAGCGGAAAGCCTTGGTGCAGGATGGACAACAATTCTTTTTAAGGTGATACTGCCAAATCTAAAGAGTGCCTTAATAAGCGGGACATTTTTAACCTTTGCAATAGTTATTGGTGAACTTACAATGGCTTCTATGCTTGCATGGCCTGCATTCGGTCCTTATATGGCACTTTTAGGGCAAAATAGGGCTTACGAGCCTGCTGCACTTGCGATTATGTCATTTGCGCTTACCTGGGCTGCAATGGGTGTGATTCAATGGGTTGGAAGAACATCCTTCGTTAAGCAAGAGCAGGTTGGCGGTATACACTAA
- a CDS encoding ABC transporter ATP-binding protein: MGFVELIDVKKYFGKDNPVPAVTNFNLSVEKGEFISLLGPSGCGKTTTLRMIAGFETPTEGKIIIDGVDVTYLPPNKRNVGMVFQSYALFPNMTVFDNIAFGLRVKKKSEDEIKKRVEEMLNLIHMTEFRTRYPHQLSGGQQQRVALARALAIYPEVLLLDEPLSALDAKIRVELRSEIRAIQQKLRITTIYVTHDQEEALTMSDRVVVMNKGAIEQVGTPQEIYNNPRTQFVASFVGTLNFLEARVVEKSNGILEVGSQKFSIGRALSEFASDKVTVAIRPERLRIVPDETCTNSFDTVVTRITFMGAIVRIHVKIGDALVACDTFNNPKLELPEIGDKIRVYFSKEDVLVLSA, from the coding sequence ATGGGATTTGTAGAACTAATTGATGTAAAAAAATATTTTGGTAAGGATAACCCTGTTCCTGCAGTTACAAATTTTAACCTGAGTGTTGAAAAAGGCGAGTTTATTTCTCTTCTGGGTCCTTCTGGCTGTGGAAAAACAACAACACTTAGAATGATTGCGGGGTTCGAAACGCCGACAGAAGGGAAGATAATTATTGATGGGGTTGATGTAACATATCTTCCTCCAAACAAAAGAAATGTTGGTATGGTATTTCAGTCATATGCATTGTTCCCCAATATGACCGTCTTTGATAATATTGCTTTTGGGCTAAGGGTTAAAAAGAAAAGCGAAGATGAGATCAAAAAACGTGTTGAGGAGATGTTAAATCTTATCCATATGACAGAGTTTAGAACTCGCTATCCTCATCAACTTTCTGGTGGTCAGCAGCAGAGGGTTGCTCTTGCAAGGGCGCTTGCAATATATCCTGAAGTCCTGCTCCTTGATGAGCCTCTTTCAGCACTTGATGCAAAAATTAGGGTTGAGTTGAGGAGTGAAATCCGAGCAATTCAGCAAAAATTAAGAATAACAACAATATATGTAACACACGATCAAGAAGAAGCGCTGACAATGTCTGATAGGGTTGTTGTTATGAACAAGGGTGCAATAGAACAGGTTGGGACACCTCAAGAAATCTACAATAACCCCAGGACGCAGTTTGTTGCATCTTTTGTGGGGACGCTTAATTTTCTTGAGGCAAGGGTTGTTGAAAAAAGTAATGGAATCCTTGAAGTTGGTAGTCAAAAATTCTCCATTGGTAGAGCACTTTCGGAGTTTGCTTCTGATAAGGTAACCGTTGCAATAAGACCCGAGAGGTTAAGGATAGTTCCCGATGAAACATGCACTAATTCTTTTGATACTGTTGTTACAAGAATAACTTTTATGGGTGCAATCGTAAGAATACATGTAAAAATTGGAGATGCTCT